From a region of the Thermus caldilimi genome:
- a CDS encoding SWIM zinc finger family protein: MSAFPPEREEDFAPHVPEEVLRRGLAYFKEGRVLRVFRVGERVLGVVQGSAEVPYRVEVGPGLVGHCTCPYPDFPCKHAVALLYAHVEGKAPDLAPLIEALAPEGAKGLLKKLALLPEVGLYLAEALAPERAFGEGVKDLRQAFRLGEGEEEARRLLLRLDRAGRKEVEALLGVLPEAPFDPEPYLRAALERYLELSPRLPFLLSLYLRHPSEGVREAFLRAALGEPEGALGLLGGADPSGLKRGLRAELLFRLGRVEEGLAALREGLEGVEDYLHLVGRLVALGRVEEALRYAEEAREWFGKDPRLLPLLDLLVAHRGSPEDHRTRFALRPNLEDYLALKAKLGREFYQERKALLRQVRDPALLARLHLLEEDWKALDRLLRDAPPEAYPALAEVLEEKLPEEAKRLYREAAKWAAEKGTRRAYREAAALLSRLARLDPKGAREAARELVRAFPRRKALWEELGLLLSENPHESTPK; the protein is encoded by the coding sequence ATGTCCGCCTTCCCTCCCGAACGGGAGGAGGACTTCGCCCCCCATGTGCCGGAGGAGGTCCTCCGCCGGGGCCTGGCCTACTTCAAGGAGGGCCGGGTGCTCAGGGTCTTTCGGGTGGGGGAGAGGGTTTTGGGCGTGGTGCAGGGCTCGGCGGAGGTGCCCTACCGGGTGGAGGTGGGCCCTGGGCTTGTGGGGCACTGCACCTGCCCCTACCCCGATTTTCCCTGCAAGCATGCGGTGGCGCTTCTTTACGCCCACGTGGAGGGAAAGGCGCCGGACCTGGCCCCCCTGATTGAGGCCCTGGCCCCTGAGGGGGCCAAAGGCCTCCTGAAAAAGCTCGCCCTCCTTCCCGAGGTGGGCCTTTACCTGGCGGAAGCCCTGGCCCCGGAGCGGGCCTTTGGGGAGGGGGTGAAGGACCTGCGCCAGGCCTTCCGCCTGGGGGAAGGGGAGGAAGAGGCCAGGAGGCTCCTCCTGCGCCTGGACCGGGCGGGGCGGAAAGAGGTGGAGGCCCTTTTGGGGGTTCTCCCCGAGGCCCCCTTTGACCCCGAGCCTTACCTGCGGGCCGCCTTGGAGCGCTACCTGGAGCTTTCCCCTAGGCTCCCTTTCCTTTTATCCCTTTATTTGCGCCACCCCTCGGAGGGGGTGCGGGAGGCTTTTTTGCGGGCGGCTTTGGGAGAGCCCGAGGGGGCCTTGGGACTTCTTGGCGGCGCGGACCCTTCGGGGCTCAAGCGGGGGCTTCGGGCGGAACTCCTCTTCCGCCTGGGGCGGGTGGAGGAGGGGCTTGCCGCCTTGCGGGAGGGCCTCGAGGGGGTGGAGGACTACCTCCACCTGGTGGGGCGCCTCGTGGCCTTGGGGCGGGTGGAGGAGGCCCTCCGGTACGCAGAGGAGGCCCGGGAGTGGTTTGGCAAAGATCCCAGGCTCCTTCCTCTCCTGGACCTCCTGGTGGCCCACCGGGGAAGCCCGGAGGACCACCGGACCCGCTTTGCCTTAAGGCCCAACCTGGAGGACTACCTGGCTCTAAAGGCCAAGCTGGGCCGAGAGTTTTACCAAGAGCGAAAGGCTCTTCTCAGGCAGGTGCGGGACCCTGCCCTTCTTGCCCGCCTCCACCTCCTGGAGGAGGACTGGAAGGCCTTGGACCGCCTGTTGAGGGATGCTCCGCCCGAGGCCTATCCCGCCTTGGCGGAGGTCCTGGAGGAGAAACTTCCCGAGGAAGCCAAGAGGCTTTACCGGGAGGCGGCCAAGTGGGCGGCGGAGAAGGGCACCCGCAGGGCCTACCGGGAGGCGGCGGCTTTGCTTTCGCGGCTCGCTCGCCTGGACCCTAAGGGAGCGCGGGAGGCCGCCAGGGAGCTGGTGCGGGCCTTCCCCCGCAGGAAGGCCCTTTGGGAGGAGCTTGGACTCCTCCTCTCGGAGAACCCTCATGAGTCTACCCCAAAATAG
- a CDS encoding YbaK/EbsC family protein — translation MNLSPSAKKVQRFLEEKGFGHLRVVELPISTRTAQEAAEAVGAEVGQIVKSLVFVGEGGAYLFLISGRNRLDLSKAQRATGENLRRATPEEVRTLTGYAIGGVPPVGHQTPLPAFLDQDLLAYPLIWAAGGTPKALFSLTPEELLALTGARVADLKEA, via the coding sequence ATGAACCTCTCCCCTTCCGCAAAGAAGGTGCAAAGGTTCTTGGAGGAAAAGGGCTTCGGCCATCTAAGGGTGGTGGAGCTTCCCATCTCCACCCGCACCGCCCAGGAGGCGGCAGAGGCCGTAGGGGCCGAGGTGGGCCAGATCGTGAAAAGCCTCGTCTTCGTGGGAGAAGGGGGGGCATACCTCTTCCTGATTAGCGGCAGAAACCGCCTGGACCTATCCAAGGCCCAAAGGGCCACGGGGGAAAACCTCAGGCGGGCTACCCCAGAGGAGGTGCGCACCCTGACCGGCTACGCCATCGGCGGGGTGCCCCCCGTGGGGCACCAGACCCCCCTACCGGCCTTTTTGGATCAGGACCTCCTCGCCTACCCCCTGATCTGGGCTGCAGGGGGTACCCCCAAAGCCCTCTTCTCCCTGACCCCAGAGGAGCTTCTAGCCCTCACAGGGGCACGGGTGGCGGATCTAAAGGAGGCCTAG
- the amrS gene encoding AmmeMemoRadiSam system radical SAM enzyme yields the protein MTLTVTLREADLVRPLPKGYVQCRACAHYCAIAEGGAGKCGVRRNFGGKLYLVTYGKAAAVHLDPVEKKPLYHFHPGEGILSLGTVGCNLFCAFCQNWEISQFREFKVTPEGHLDRPIGEDWPPEAIVEKAEALGVRLIAYTYNEPAVWIEYAHDTAKLAKERGMKNVFVTSGFETKEAWEYIRPFLDAANVDLKGFTEEFYRKICGARLKPVLESLEHLVAQGVWVEVTTLLLEGYNDSPEEVRAMARFLKGLSPEIPWHLTAAHPDYRMLDLKPTRHSTLVRAYEIAKEEGLKFAYVGNVLDEERSSTHCPDCGRLLIRRRGFRVEPFWEVPGVCPGCGRRIPGVWTG from the coding sequence ATGACCCTTACCGTTACCCTTCGGGAAGCCGACCTGGTCCGACCCCTGCCCAAGGGCTACGTGCAGTGCCGGGCCTGCGCCCACTACTGCGCCATCGCGGAAGGAGGGGCGGGAAAGTGCGGTGTCCGACGAAACTTCGGCGGTAAGCTTTACTTGGTCACCTACGGCAAGGCCGCCGCGGTCCACCTGGACCCCGTGGAGAAGAAGCCCCTCTACCACTTCCACCCCGGGGAAGGCATCCTTTCCCTGGGCACCGTGGGGTGCAACCTCTTCTGCGCCTTCTGCCAGAACTGGGAGATCTCCCAGTTCCGGGAGTTCAAGGTCACGCCGGAAGGCCACCTGGACCGGCCCATCGGGGAGGACTGGCCCCCCGAGGCCATCGTGGAGAAGGCCGAGGCCCTGGGGGTGAGGCTCATCGCTTACACCTACAACGAGCCCGCCGTCTGGATTGAATACGCCCACGACACGGCCAAGCTGGCCAAGGAACGGGGCATGAAAAACGTCTTTGTCACCAGCGGCTTTGAAACGAAGGAGGCCTGGGAGTATATCCGGCCCTTTCTGGATGCCGCCAACGTGGATCTGAAGGGCTTCACCGAGGAGTTCTACCGGAAGATCTGCGGGGCCCGGCTCAAGCCGGTCCTGGAAAGCCTCGAGCACCTGGTGGCCCAAGGGGTCTGGGTGGAGGTGACCACCCTCCTCCTGGAGGGCTACAACGACTCCCCAGAGGAGGTGCGGGCCATGGCCCGCTTCCTCAAGGGGCTTTCCCCGGAAATCCCCTGGCACCTCACCGCCGCCCACCCCGACTACCGCATGCTGGACCTTAAACCCACCCGGCACAGCACCCTGGTGCGGGCCTACGAGATCGCCAAGGAGGAGGGGCTTAAGTTTGCGTACGTGGGGAACGTCCTGGACGAGGAAAGGAGTTCCACCCATTGCCCGGATTGCGGGAGGCTCCTCATCCGGCGCCGGGGCTTCCGGGTGGAGCCCTTTTGGGAGGTCCCCGGGGTCTGCCCGGGGTGCGGGAGGAGGATCCCTGGGGTATGGACCGGGTGA
- a CDS encoding alanine/glycine:cation symporter family protein encodes MDILALNEYLNRVVYGFPMKLVFLLVGAYLVIFQIRWFSTPLRMMRVSFSETLGAIRERAYGFGGQITPFQATMVALSATVGTGHLLGMLAAVLIGGPGAVFWMWLGYFFGTGTKFAEATLAVHFRRRYADGSVSGGPMYYLYRGLPRLRFLAHFFAFFAAVAAFGIGNLSQAGAVGGALAPLGAPPALVGLFLALLVGVVLGGGIVRVARFAQVVVPLKLLLFLVAVVPLLVVYGGQIPEALALVFQAAFSPEAALGGAAGYSLFAAINAGLGRGIFANEAGLGSAPIAHAQAQVDHPVRQGFWGVTEMFVSFLVTSLTALTFIASGLWQGGGSAAEAAQALFQAHPLGGLILAVTVAVFALGTMVSWGFYGEEAAAFLFGEGIRWPYRLTFAVLAFVGPLGGLEAFLAISDTLNGLMAIPNLLGLILLGPVVARLVYGFFRGEPWIPPR; translated from the coding sequence ATGGATATCCTGGCCTTAAACGAGTATCTCAACCGGGTCGTATACGGCTTTCCTATGAAGCTGGTTTTCCTCCTGGTGGGGGCTTATCTGGTCATCTTCCAGATCCGCTGGTTCAGCACCCCCTTGCGGATGATGCGGGTTTCCTTCAGCGAAACCCTGGGAGCCATCCGCGAGCGCGCCTACGGCTTCGGCGGGCAGATCACGCCTTTCCAGGCCACCATGGTGGCCCTCTCCGCCACGGTGGGGACCGGTCACCTTTTGGGCATGCTGGCGGCGGTACTCATCGGGGGCCCGGGGGCGGTCTTCTGGATGTGGCTGGGCTACTTCTTCGGCACCGGCACCAAGTTCGCCGAGGCCACCTTGGCGGTTCATTTCCGCCGCCGCTATGCTGATGGCTCGGTTTCCGGGGGGCCCATGTACTACCTGTACCGGGGCCTGCCCAGGCTCCGCTTTCTGGCCCATTTCTTCGCCTTCTTCGCCGCGGTGGCCGCCTTCGGCATCGGCAATCTCTCCCAGGCGGGGGCGGTGGGCGGGGCCCTGGCCCCCTTGGGAGCCCCCCCGGCCCTGGTGGGCCTCTTCCTGGCCCTCCTGGTGGGCGTGGTGCTGGGCGGGGGTATTGTGCGGGTGGCCCGCTTTGCCCAGGTGGTGGTGCCCTTGAAGCTCCTTCTTTTCCTGGTGGCGGTGGTTCCCCTTTTGGTGGTTTACGGGGGCCAGATTCCAGAGGCCCTAGCCCTGGTCTTCCAGGCGGCCTTCAGCCCGGAGGCCGCCTTGGGGGGGGCGGCGGGGTATAGCCTCTTCGCCGCCATCAACGCCGGGCTTGGCCGGGGCATCTTCGCCAACGAGGCGGGCTTGGGCTCCGCGCCTATCGCCCACGCCCAGGCCCAGGTGGACCATCCCGTGCGCCAGGGCTTCTGGGGGGTCACGGAGATGTTCGTGAGCTTCCTGGTTACGAGCCTCACCGCCCTTACCTTCATCGCCTCGGGGCTTTGGCAAGGAGGGGGAAGCGCCGCCGAGGCCGCGCAGGCCCTCTTCCAAGCCCATCCCCTGGGCGGGCTTATCCTGGCCGTCACCGTGGCGGTCTTCGCCCTGGGGACCATGGTCTCCTGGGGCTTTTACGGGGAGGAGGCTGCGGCCTTCCTCTTCGGGGAGGGGATCCGCTGGCCCTACCGCCTCACCTTCGCCGTCTTGGCCTTTGTGGGGCCCTTGGGGGGCCTCGAGGCCTTCTTGGCCATCTCCGACACCCTAAACGGCCTCATGGCCATCCCCAACCTTCTGGGCCTCATCCTCCTGGGGCCGGTGGTGGCCCGGCTGGTCTACGGCTTCTTCCGGGGCGAGCCCTGGATACCGCCCCGCTGA
- a CDS encoding DUF4388 domain-containing protein has protein sequence MLGQPPGHSGQPSGYLEGNLAEFPFSALVGALMSTGRTGRLLVRTPYLEGEVFLQNGQVVHAWVRSGEKALEGEDALDLLTGIKRAPYRFEPEVSPPHTTLLGGLAVSARLAEAEAQWQGLALPADWGYVLRLPTKGGTVELGPEALRVLAQVEGKRIVEVLLAPGILRLARILHTLLQMGALEAVPLVEISPASLLVLPIYGPGSGVAYVDEALYAEWARAIRHGFRLRLKPPEVVMEVRPRPNIPGRLGLLEEDLRRLRFRRGDKVEVVPEV, from the coding sequence ATGCTGGGTCAACCGCCGGGCCATTCTGGGCAACCTTCAGGCTACCTTGAAGGCAACCTTGCGGAGTTTCCCTTCTCGGCTTTGGTGGGGGCTTTAATGAGCACTGGGCGCACGGGTCGGCTTCTCGTCCGCACCCCTTACCTGGAGGGGGAGGTCTTCCTGCAAAACGGCCAGGTGGTTCACGCCTGGGTGCGCTCGGGGGAGAAGGCCTTGGAGGGGGAGGATGCCCTGGACCTGCTGACGGGGATCAAACGGGCTCCCTACCGCTTTGAGCCCGAGGTTTCGCCACCCCACACCACGCTTCTGGGGGGGCTTGCGGTGTCCGCTCGCCTGGCAGAGGCCGAGGCTCAGTGGCAGGGGCTTGCCCTTCCCGCCGACTGGGGGTATGTCCTGCGCCTGCCCACAAAGGGAGGTACCGTGGAACTTGGCCCCGAGGCCTTGCGGGTTCTTGCCCAGGTAGAGGGAAAACGCATCGTGGAGGTGCTCCTGGCCCCTGGGATCCTGCGCCTGGCCCGCATCCTGCACACCCTTTTGCAAATGGGGGCCCTCGAGGCGGTCCCCCTGGTGGAGATATCGCCCGCTTCCCTTTTGGTCCTTCCCATCTACGGCCCGGGGTCCGGGGTGGCCTATGTGGACGAGGCCCTCTACGCCGAGTGGGCCCGGGCCATCCGCCACGGGTTCCGCCTGCGCCTAAAGCCTCCCGAGGTGGTGATGGAGGTGCGGCCCAGGCCCAACATCCCAGGCCGGCTGGGCCTATTGGAGGAGGATCTCAGGCGCCTCCGTTTCAGGCGGGGGGATAAGGTGGAGGTGGTGCCGGAGGTATAG
- a CDS encoding M20 family metallopeptidase → METLAWMQAKLPEFLKDLEAFVRRESPSKDLKGLGEAAAFLEEAFGPLQGRLSRKDTPLGPILLLKQEGEGAPVLVLCHYDTVHPRGSFPEPFRLERDRAVGPGVYDMKGGIVALLYALRHAEATGRKLPPLEILFTPDEEIGSKESRPLIEAAAKKARAVLVLEPPTAEGDLKVARKGVGLYRLKALGKAAHQGVEPEKGVNAILELAHQIVRVAALEDREKGTTLGPNVVAGGTVSNVVAEEAWVEIDLRAWTLEEARRVEEGLKSLSPVLPGARLELSGGLNRPPMEPTTESLALFEKARAIGEALGLSLRPGRVGGGSDGNFTAALGVPTLDGLGLLGGDAHQKTEYVVVSEIPRRTALLAELLYAL, encoded by the coding sequence ATGGAAACCCTAGCCTGGATGCAGGCGAAGCTCCCTGAGTTTTTAAAGGACCTCGAGGCCTTCGTGCGCCGGGAATCCCCCTCCAAGGACCTGAAGGGCCTAGGGGAAGCGGCGGCCTTCCTGGAAGAGGCCTTCGGGCCCCTCCAGGGTCGGCTTTCCCGCAAGGACACCCCCTTGGGCCCCATCCTCCTCTTGAAGCAGGAAGGGGAAGGGGCCCCGGTCCTGGTGCTTTGCCACTACGACACCGTCCATCCCAGGGGAAGCTTCCCCGAGCCCTTCCGCCTGGAAAGGGACCGGGCGGTGGGGCCTGGGGTCTACGACATGAAAGGGGGCATCGTGGCCTTGCTCTACGCCCTCCGCCACGCGGAGGCCACGGGAAGGAAGCTTCCTCCTTTGGAAATCCTCTTTACCCCTGACGAGGAAATCGGCTCCAAGGAGAGCCGGCCCCTCATTGAGGCCGCCGCCAAGAAGGCCCGCGCGGTGTTGGTCCTCGAGCCCCCCACGGCGGAGGGGGATCTCAAGGTAGCCCGAAAAGGGGTGGGGCTTTACCGCCTTAAGGCCCTGGGCAAGGCCGCCCACCAGGGGGTGGAGCCGGAAAAGGGGGTGAACGCCATCCTGGAACTCGCCCACCAGATCGTGAGGGTGGCGGCCCTCGAGGACCGGGAAAAGGGCACCACCCTAGGCCCCAACGTGGTGGCGGGGGGTACGGTGAGCAACGTGGTGGCGGAGGAAGCCTGGGTGGAGATCGACCTCCGGGCCTGGACCCTGGAGGAGGCCAGGCGGGTGGAGGAGGGGCTCAAATCCCTGAGCCCTGTCCTGCCTGGGGCCCGGCTGGAGCTTTCCGGAGGCCTGAACCGCCCTCCCATGGAGCCTACGACGGAAAGCCTGGCCCTCTTTGAAAAGGCCCGGGCCATCGGCGAGGCCCTGGGCCTCTCCCTGCGCCCGGGGCGGGTGGGCGGGGGATCGGACGGCAACTTCACCGCTGCCCTGGGGGTACCCACCCTGGACGGCCTCGGCCTCCTTGGGGGCGACGCCCACCAGAAGACCGAGTACGTGGTGGTCTCGGAGATCCCCCGGCGCACGGCCCTGCTGGCCGAACTCCTCTATGCCCTATGA
- the amrB gene encoding AmmeMemoRadiSam system protein B has protein sequence MDRVRPPAVAGYFYPSEPARLRREVEGLLQRAQAPPDPRVRGLLSPHAGYFYSGKVMAEGFRVLSAWRGRAGRVFLLGPSHFVPFWGVAFYPYRAWATPLGEVAVDREGGRRLLEKDPPFLIHEEPFREEHSLEVLLPFLQVALPDTPILPLLFGEADPKEVAEALLPELGEGDLVVASSDLSHYRPDPVARARDQKTLEKALALDVEGVAQGEACGRLPWATLTALARGLGWRPRLLAYATSAQASHDASRVVGYAAVAYLLEEDPPALR, from the coding sequence ATGGACCGGGTGAGGCCCCCGGCAGTGGCCGGCTACTTCTACCCCTCGGAGCCCGCAAGGCTCCGGCGGGAGGTGGAGGGCCTTTTGCAGAGGGCCCAGGCCCCCCCCGACCCCAGGGTACGGGGCCTCCTCTCCCCCCACGCGGGCTACTTCTACTCCGGGAAGGTGATGGCGGAGGGGTTCCGGGTGCTTTCCGCCTGGAGGGGGAGGGCGGGGAGGGTCTTTCTCCTCGGCCCCAGCCACTTCGTGCCCTTCTGGGGCGTGGCCTTCTACCCCTACCGGGCCTGGGCCACCCCTTTGGGGGAAGTGGCCGTGGACCGGGAAGGGGGAAGAAGGCTTCTGGAGAAGGATCCTCCCTTCCTGATCCATGAGGAGCCCTTCCGGGAGGAACATAGCCTCGAGGTCCTCCTCCCCTTTCTCCAGGTAGCCTTGCCGGACACGCCCATCCTGCCCCTCCTCTTCGGGGAGGCGGATCCTAAAGAGGTGGCCGAGGCCCTGTTGCCCGAGCTCGGGGAAGGGGACCTGGTGGTGGCCTCCAGCGACCTCTCCCACTACCGCCCCGACCCCGTGGCCAGGGCCCGGGACCAAAAGACCCTGGAAAAGGCCCTGGCCCTGGATGTGGAGGGAGTAGCCCAAGGGGAAGCCTGCGGCCGCCTTCCCTGGGCCACCCTCACCGCCCTGGCCCGAGGGCTGGGGTGGCGGCCTAGGCTCCTCGCCTACGCCACCAGCGCCCAGGCCTCCCATGATGCAAGCCGGGTGGTGGGGTACGCCGCAGTAGCCTATCTCCTAGAGGAGGACCCACCCGCTTTAAGATGA
- a CDS encoding DNA/RNA nuclease SfsA has protein sequence MLALPLPLLKPCRFLRRKNRFLVEADVGPLHLPNSGRMGELLLPGTPCFYLPRATPKTVGRLLLLESWGVLVGVDASLANRLLELLLKEGVFGPLEDLRKEVRLEGERLDFSARIGGKEALLEAKNCNRVEGGLALFPDAPTPRGARHLRLLSGFARAGGVAYAVWMVQHPLARAFALDPEDRVLYRAAREAEGAGVQLLAYRVRPALEALYLEERLPWVWLPSQEDLEGHHQGRG, from the coding sequence ATGCTGGCCTTGCCCTTGCCTCTCCTGAAACCCTGCCGTTTCCTGAGGAGGAAAAACCGTTTCCTGGTGGAGGCGGACGTGGGGCCCTTGCACCTCCCCAACTCCGGGCGGATGGGGGAGCTTCTCCTTCCCGGGACCCCGTGCTTCTACCTCCCCAGGGCTACCCCCAAGACGGTGGGGCGGCTTCTTCTTTTGGAGAGCTGGGGCGTGTTGGTAGGGGTGGATGCCTCCTTGGCCAACCGTCTCCTGGAGTTGCTTTTGAAGGAAGGGGTTTTCGGCCCCCTCGAGGATTTGCGAAAAGAGGTGCGCCTGGAAGGGGAGAGGCTGGACTTCTCCGCCCGGATTGGGGGAAAGGAAGCCCTTTTGGAAGCCAAGAACTGCAACCGGGTGGAGGGAGGCCTGGCCCTTTTCCCCGATGCCCCTACCCCTCGAGGGGCCCGGCACCTGAGGCTTCTTTCGGGGTTTGCCCGAGCCGGGGGCGTGGCCTATGCGGTGTGGATGGTCCAGCACCCCCTGGCCCGGGCCTTCGCCCTGGACCCTGAGGACCGAGTTCTTTACCGGGCAGCCCGGGAAGCGGAGGGGGCTGGGGTGCAGCTTCTGGCCTACCGGGTGCGGCCGGCCCTCGAGGCCCTCTACCTGGAGGAACGGCTTCCCTGGGTCTGGTTACCCTCCCAGGAGGATCTGGAAGGCCACCATCAGGGCCGCGGCTAG
- a CDS encoding ZIP family metal transporter has protein sequence MESATISPWIVFLYALFTAIATGLGALPFLFTRRILAHHLGLANAAAAGLMLSASFGLIYEGVQYHLGRTLLGVILGLVFIWFSHRFLHGREVSFGSLNGLDARKALMIVGIMTLHSFAEGVGVGVAFGGGEALGVFITLAIAVHNIPEGLAISLVLIPRGVSVLGAALWSVFSSLPQPLMAVPAFLFVEVFKPALPVGLGFAAGAMIWMVAAEILPEALKEARPEGVATVLTLAAALMVAFQILLGG, from the coding sequence ATGGAGTCTGCCACCATCTCCCCCTGGATCGTCTTCCTATACGCCCTTTTCACCGCCATCGCCACGGGCCTGGGAGCCCTGCCCTTCCTCTTTACCCGGCGTATCCTGGCCCACCACCTGGGCCTGGCCAACGCCGCCGCCGCGGGACTGATGCTTTCAGCCAGCTTCGGCCTCATCTACGAGGGGGTGCAGTACCACCTGGGACGCACCCTCCTGGGGGTGATCCTGGGCCTCGTTTTCATCTGGTTTTCCCACCGCTTCCTCCATGGCCGGGAAGTGAGCTTCGGGAGCCTAAACGGCCTGGATGCCCGCAAGGCCCTCATGATCGTGGGGATCATGACCCTCCACTCCTTCGCCGAGGGCGTGGGGGTAGGGGTGGCCTTTGGGGGCGGGGAGGCCTTAGGGGTTTTCATCACCCTGGCCATCGCCGTGCACAACATCCCAGAGGGCTTGGCCATCAGCCTGGTCCTGATCCCCAGGGGGGTGAGCGTCCTGGGCGCTGCCCTATGGAGCGTTTTCTCCAGCCTGCCCCAACCCCTCATGGCCGTACCCGCCTTTCTTTTCGTGGAGGTCTTCAAGCCCGCCCTGCCGGTGGGCCTGGGCTTCGCCGCCGGGGCCATGATCTGGATGGTGGCGGCGGAGATCCTCCCCGAGGCCCTGAAGGAAGCCAGGCCCGAGGGGGTGGCCACGGTGCTTACCCTAGCCGCGGCCCTGATGGTGGCCTTCCAGATCCTCCTGGGAGGGTAA
- a CDS encoding acyltransferase family protein, translating into MERFPWVEVFRGLAILEVVLHHVTGRFLRELSPESPAWFLLAATNRTFHFAVPAFLLLTTLVLGAGLLREFRLGRYLQNRALRLLWPYLLWSGFYLAFRYWDYGVFQTERLFHQLLWGKAYFHLYFLAVALQLTLLLPLFLPLLRRRPHGAWFLLLGVGLTLGLYFLNRHYRFLPYPGSFVLWYTPAIVLGLYLASRLERLPRLLRLWPLALFLAVLGLWGYLPLALDVLRRLPVNTFHYQAFHWLYTTAMAFLLLALAFALVRTPLRVPLAFLGRYSLQIYLLHPLVLRLLERYPGFPEPLGLKPAFAVYLGLALLLPLLLARLLARARVSVAVFGR; encoded by the coding sequence TTGGAGCGCTTTCCCTGGGTGGAGGTCTTCCGGGGCCTGGCCATCCTCGAGGTGGTCCTCCATCACGTGACGGGCCGCTTCCTGCGGGAACTCTCCCCGGAAAGCCCCGCCTGGTTCCTCCTGGCGGCGACCAACCGCACCTTCCACTTTGCGGTCCCCGCCTTTCTTCTCCTCACCACTTTGGTCCTGGGGGCGGGGCTTTTACGGGAGTTCCGCCTGGGCCGCTACCTGCAGAACCGGGCCCTGCGCCTTTTATGGCCTTACCTCCTCTGGAGCGGCTTCTACCTGGCCTTCCGCTACTGGGATTACGGGGTTTTCCAAACCGAGCGTCTTTTCCACCAACTTCTTTGGGGCAAGGCCTACTTCCACCTTTACTTCTTGGCGGTGGCCCTGCAGCTTACCCTCCTCCTTCCCCTCTTTCTTCCCCTTCTGCGGAGGCGGCCTCACGGGGCCTGGTTCCTCCTCCTGGGGGTGGGGCTTACCCTTGGACTCTACTTCCTGAACCGCCACTACCGCTTCCTGCCCTATCCGGGGAGCTTCGTCCTCTGGTACACCCCGGCCATCGTGTTGGGCCTCTACCTGGCGAGCCGCTTAGAACGCCTCCCCCGCCTCCTTCGCCTTTGGCCCCTGGCCCTTTTCCTCGCCGTCCTCGGGCTTTGGGGCTACCTGCCCCTGGCCTTGGACGTCCTGCGGCGCCTTCCGGTCAACACCTTCCACTACCAGGCCTTTCATTGGCTCTACACCACGGCCATGGCCTTCCTCCTCCTGGCCCTGGCCTTTGCCTTGGTCCGCACCCCCCTACGGGTTCCTTTGGCCTTCTTGGGCCGGTATTCCTTGCAAATCTACCTGCTCCATCCCCTGGTGCTCCGCCTTCTGGAGCGGTACCCGGGCTTCCCAGAGCCCCTAGGCCTCAAGCCCGCCTTCGCCGTCTACCTGGGCTTAGCCCTCCTCCTGCCCCTCCTCTTGGCCCGGCTTTTGGCCCGGGCCCGGGTCTCGGTGGCGGTGTTCGGTCGCTGA
- a CDS encoding alpha/beta hydrolase — protein MNLLLLHGFTSHPVLTLGPLPQVLREAGFQVNQPALPGHGTRPEDLLKVRWQDWLETARAFYPELPEPRGVVGLSMGALLSAHLAAETPTQALVALAPAMALKHPLAPLAPLLAWLIPRFPGPDSIQDRELKKQNPNYPYFPTRALLQLLALMRRTPEVLPKVKANALVIEAGRDKVVDPAGIRGYHALLGSSRKEYPIFPESGHDLLLDRNREAVALAVRSWLIANSTHLY, from the coding sequence ATGAACCTCCTCTTGCTCCACGGGTTCACCTCGCACCCCGTCCTCACCCTGGGCCCCTTGCCCCAGGTGTTGCGGGAGGCTGGGTTTCAGGTGAACCAGCCAGCCCTTCCCGGCCACGGCACCCGGCCGGAGGACCTCCTCAAGGTGCGGTGGCAGGATTGGCTGGAAACAGCCCGGGCTTTTTACCCGGAACTGCCCGAGCCTCGAGGGGTGGTGGGGCTTTCCATGGGGGCCTTGCTTTCCGCCCATCTGGCGGCGGAAACCCCCACCCAGGCCCTGGTGGCCCTGGCCCCGGCCATGGCCCTCAAACACCCCCTTGCCCCCTTGGCGCCCCTCCTGGCCTGGCTGATCCCTCGCTTTCCCGGCCCCGATTCCATCCAGGACCGCGAGCTCAAGAAGCAAAACCCCAACTACCCCTACTTCCCCACCCGGGCCCTGCTTCAGCTTCTGGCCCTAATGCGCCGCACCCCGGAGGTCCTGCCCAAGGTAAAGGCCAACGCCCTGGTGATCGAGGCGGGCCGGGACAAGGTGGTGGACCCTGCCGGGATACGGGGCTACCATGCCCTTTTGGGAAGCTCAAGGAAGGAGTACCCGATCTTTCCCGAAAGCGGCCACGACCTTCTTCTGGACCGGAACCGGGAGGCGGTGGCCCTGGCAGTGCGGAGTTGGCTTATTGCTAATAGTACTCACTTGTATTAA